Sequence from the Burkholderia stabilis genome:
GGCAGGCGGCCGGCGAAACCTGGTCGACGGGCCGCATCGCATCGACCAGCGCACTCGTCGGCGCCGACGGCCGGCCGCTGTGGACCGAGCGCGCGCTGCTCGATGCGCACGACCCGCTGCGCGGCGCGCTGCAGGGCCTCGCAGGCTTTCCCGCGTACGGCACGCTGTGGGCCGCCGGCGCCGCGTGCGACGCCACGCTCGCCGAATCGCTTGCCGAGCGGATGCCGTTCGACGATACGCTTCGCACGGGCGTGACCTGCGTCACGCCGGGCGTCGTGCTCGTGCGCGCGCTGTCGACGTCGATGGAAGCGCTGCAGCGCCACTTCACCGACTGCTGGCTGCACCTGCGGCCGATCGTGCACGGCGTCGACGCACGGCCGCTGCGCCTCTGGCAAACCTGAGCGCGTCCGGTCGCACGCACCGTTTCGGCGCAACACCGCAACCGGCCTTGCACGCCGTTCATGCACTGTGCACCACGAGCGCGCATCGCGCCCCGCGCGGCGGCCATGGCACGCGCCTTGCTCCTTACATAACCGATACACGACGCACGCAAAACAGCGCGGTGCTAGGATGACCCGCGCGCCCGCCTGGTTGCGTGCGCACCGATAATAATTACGTTTTCCTGAACGTTTGCCTTCATGAAACTGACTCCCCGAGAAAAGGACAAGCTGCTGATCTTCACGGCGGCGCTGCTGGCCGAACGCCGGCGCGCGCGCGGCCTGAAGCTCAACTATCCGGAGGCGGTCGCCTTCATCACCGCCGCGCTGATGGAAGCCGCGCGCGACGGCAAGACCGTCGCCGAGGTGATGCACTACGGCACGACGCTGCTCACGCGCGACGACGTGATGGACGGCGTGCCGGAAATGATTCCCGACATCCAGGTCGAGGCGACCTTCCCCGACGGCACCAAGCTCGTGACCGTCCATCATCCGATTCCGTGAGGCAACGCATGATCCCCGGCGAAATCCTCACCGACGACGGCGAACACGAACTGAACGCGGGCCGCGAAACGCTGACGCTCGTCGTCGCGAACACCGGCGACCGCCCGGTGCAGGTCGGCTCGCACTACCACTTCTTCGAAGTCAACGACGCGCTGTCGTTCGACCGTGCGGCCGCGCGCGGCTTCCGGCTCAACATCGCGGCCGGCACGGCCGTGCGCTTCGAGCCGGGCCAGACGCGCACCGTCGAGCTCGTCGCGCTGGCAGGCGAGCGCACCGTCTACGGTTTTCAGGGCAAGGTGATGGGGCCGCTCTGAGCGCGCGCCCCGCTCTTCAGGTCTTCAGGAACAGCACGACATGACACTACGCTTGAGCCGCCGCGCGTACGCGGAAATGTTCGGGCCGACGACGGGCGACCGCGTCCGGCTCGCCGACACCGAACTGCTGATCGAGATCGAACGCGATTACACGACCTACGGCGAGGAAGTGAAATTCGGCGGCGGGAAGGTGATCCGCGACGGCATGGGCCAGTCGCAGCGCGTGGCCGCCGACGTGCCCGATACGGTCATCACGAACGCGGTGATCCTCGATCACTGGGGCATCGTGAAGGCCGACATCGCGATCAAGCACGGCCGCATCGCCGCGATCGGCAAGGCCGGCAATCCCGACATCCAGCCGGGCGTGACGATCGCGATCGGCGCCGCGACCGAAGTGATCGCCGGCGAAGGGCTGATCGTGACGGCCGGCGGCATCGACACGCACATCCACTTCATCAGCCCGCAGCAGATCGACGAGGCGCTCGCATCCGGCGTCACGACGATGCTCGGCGGCGGCACGGGGCCGGCCACCGGCACCAACGCGACGACCTGCACGCCGGGCCCGTGGCACATGGAGCGGATGCTGCAGGCCGCCGACGGCTGGCCGATCAACCTCGGCTTCCTCGGCAAGGGCAACGCGAGCCTGCCGCAGCCGCTCGTCGAGCAGATCGCCGCCGGCGCGATCGGGCTGAAGCTGCACGAGGACTGGGGCACGACGCCCGCCGCGATCGACAACTGCCTGTCGGTCGCCGACGACACCGACACGCAGGTCGCGATCCACACCGACACGCTGAACGAAGGCGGTTTCGTCGAATCGACGGTCGCGGCGTTCAAGGGCCGCACGATCCACACGTACCACACCGAAGGTGCGGGCGGCGGCCATGCGCCCGACATCCTGAAGGTGTGCGGCGAGGCGAACGTGCTGCCGTCGTCGACCAACCCGACGCGCCCGTACACGATCAACACGCTCGACGAGCATCTCGACATGCTGATGGTGTGCCATCACCTCGATCCGTCGATCGCCGAGGATCTCGCGTTCGCCGAATCGCGGATTCGCCGCGAGACGATCGCGGCCGAGGACATCCTGCACGACCTCGGCGCGCTGTCGATGCTGTCGTCCGATTCGCAGGCGATGGGCCGCGTCGGCGAAGTGATCATCCGCACATGGCAGACCGCGCACAAGATGAAGGTGCAGCGCGGCGCGCTGCCGGAAGACAACGC
This genomic interval carries:
- the ureA gene encoding urease subunit gamma gives rise to the protein MKLTPREKDKLLIFTAALLAERRRARGLKLNYPEAVAFITAALMEAARDGKTVAEVMHYGTTLLTRDDVMDGVPEMIPDIQVEATFPDGTKLVTVHHPIP
- a CDS encoding urease subunit beta — its product is MIPGEILTDDGEHELNAGRETLTLVVANTGDRPVQVGSHYHFFEVNDALSFDRAAARGFRLNIAAGTAVRFEPGQTRTVELVALAGERTVYGFQGKVMGPL
- the ureC gene encoding urease subunit alpha, whose amino-acid sequence is MTLRLSRRAYAEMFGPTTGDRVRLADTELLIEIERDYTTYGEEVKFGGGKVIRDGMGQSQRVAADVPDTVITNAVILDHWGIVKADIAIKHGRIAAIGKAGNPDIQPGVTIAIGAATEVIAGEGLIVTAGGIDTHIHFISPQQIDEALASGVTTMLGGGTGPATGTNATTCTPGPWHMERMLQAADGWPINLGFLGKGNASLPQPLVEQIAAGAIGLKLHEDWGTTPAAIDNCLSVADDTDTQVAIHTDTLNEGGFVESTVAAFKGRTIHTYHTEGAGGGHAPDILKVCGEANVLPSSTNPTRPYTINTLDEHLDMLMVCHHLDPSIAEDLAFAESRIRRETIAAEDILHDLGALSMLSSDSQAMGRVGEVIIRTWQTAHKMKVQRGALPEDNARNDNFRAKRYVAKYTINPALTHGIAHEVGSIEPGKWADLVLWEPAFFGIKPTMILKGGMIAMAQMGDPNASIPTPQPVHYREMFATRGGALARTSLTFVSQMAADAGIAERYGLAKQIVPVRNCRNVTKADMIHNAWRPSISVDPETYDVIADGQLLTCEPATVLPMAQRYFLF